A stretch of Peteryoungia algae DNA encodes these proteins:
- the prmB gene encoding 50S ribosomal protein L3 N(5)-glutamine methyltransferase, producing the protein MSHDITTDLVTLRDYWRYAISRFNAAELSYGHGTHTAVDDAAFLLLDSLDLPIDTLDPFLDAKLLPAERRLLADRIETRVATHKPSAYLTGRSYIQGLRFFVDERVIVPRSHIGEILFNEYGGEFGSTFLPDPFAVESVVDICTGSGCLAILASRFYPLAAIDAVDLSADALQVAEKNRQAYGLEDQLTLHQGDLFTPLSGRKFDLIITNPPYVDHEAMEEFPAEYRAEPAMAHDGGEDGLDLVRTLLAEAPKHLNPGGGMLCEIGRGRDILEAEFPDLDFLWVETTEEEDAVFWISAEALGVKAKQGK; encoded by the coding sequence ATGAGCCACGACATCACCACCGACCTCGTCACCCTGCGCGACTACTGGCGTTACGCGATATCGCGCTTCAACGCTGCGGAACTGAGCTACGGCCATGGCACCCACACAGCCGTCGACGATGCCGCCTTCCTCCTGCTCGACAGCCTCGACCTGCCAATCGATACGCTCGATCCCTTCCTCGACGCGAAACTTCTGCCCGCCGAGCGCCGCTTGCTTGCAGACCGTATCGAGACGCGTGTCGCCACCCACAAGCCATCGGCCTATCTCACCGGCCGCTCCTACATCCAGGGTCTGCGCTTCTTCGTCGACGAACGCGTGATCGTGCCGCGTTCGCATATCGGCGAGATCCTGTTCAACGAATATGGCGGCGAATTCGGCTCGACCTTTCTGCCCGACCCCTTCGCCGTCGAAAGCGTCGTCGACATCTGCACCGGCTCCGGCTGCCTCGCCATCCTCGCGTCCCGCTTCTATCCCCTGGCGGCGATCGACGCCGTCGATCTCTCGGCCGATGCGTTGCAAGTCGCGGAAAAGAACCGCCAGGCCTATGGTCTGGAAGACCAGCTGACGCTGCACCAGGGCGACCTCTTCACGCCGCTATCAGGCCGCAAGTTCGATCTCATCATCACCAATCCGCCCTATGTCGATCACGAGGCCATGGAAGAATTCCCGGCCGAATACCGTGCCGAACCCGCCATGGCCCATGACGGCGGCGAGGACGGCCTCGACCTCGTCCGGACACTGCTCGCCGAGGCTCCGAAACACCTGAACCCCGGCGGCGGCATGCTCTGCGAAATCGGCCGTGGCCGCGACATTCTCGAAGCCGAATTCCCAGATCTCGACTTCCTCTGGGTCGAGACGACGGAAGAGGAAGATGCAGTGTTCTGGATCAGCGCCGAAGCATTGGGCGTAAAGGCGAAGCAGGGCAAGTGA
- a CDS encoding substrate-binding periplasmic protein, whose translation MKVLAIMLSLAAAPVAAADTVHFTTEDYPPYNYREGDQIVGAGYDQLLLMMKEINIPYTIEMMPWARAIALAETEPMHCVFTAAHIPERDKKFKWVEPVAVGRNFMVSHRKSGITVGNIEEAKGYIVGTQRNDYTQTLLENEGFPKIDLATDLKLTLKKLQSKRIDLMPISEQHYIELQEKGEELEAQFVFSEQIFAIACNANFPQDLLARMQGELDKLIADGTQAKIFDTYNLRYTNFGLVAAKP comes from the coding sequence ATGAAAGTCCTTGCCATCATGCTTTCACTTGCGGCGGCCCCGGTCGCTGCCGCAGACACCGTCCACTTCACCACCGAGGACTACCCACCCTATAACTACCGGGAAGGCGACCAGATCGTCGGTGCCGGCTATGATCAGCTCCTTCTGATGATGAAGGAGATCAATATCCCCTACACCATCGAGATGATGCCCTGGGCCCGGGCCATAGCGCTCGCCGAAACCGAGCCGATGCACTGCGTCTTCACGGCCGCCCACATCCCCGAACGCGACAAGAAGTTCAAATGGGTTGAGCCGGTCGCCGTCGGACGAAATTTCATGGTGTCCCACAGGAAATCCGGCATTACGGTCGGAAACATTGAGGAGGCCAAGGGCTACATCGTCGGCACCCAGCGCAACGACTACACCCAGACGCTGCTGGAGAACGAAGGCTTCCCGAAGATTGACCTTGCCACCGACCTGAAACTGACCCTGAAGAAGCTGCAAAGCAAGCGCATCGACCTGATGCCGATCTCCGAGCAGCACTATATCGAGCTGCAGGAAAAGGGTGAGGAACTCGAAGCGCAATTCGTCTTCTCGGAACAGATATTTGCCATCGCCTGCAACGCGAATTTTCCACAGGACCTGCTGGCCCGCATGCAGGGCGAGCTGGACAAGCTGATCGCCGACGGCACCCAGGCCAAGATCTTCGACACATACAATCTGCGCTACACGAACTTCGGCCTGGTCGCGGCCAAACCCTGA
- a CDS encoding 50S ribosomal protein L25/general stress protein Ctc, with translation MSHASYELKAVARERVGKGSSRELRRNGLIPAVIYGDKQAPIAISINTNEVTKRIHAGGFMTTVATIDLDGKKIRVLPKDYQLDVVRDFTMHIDFLRVSANSQVSVQVPVHFINDEKSAIKTGAVLNIVRHEVELHCPASDIPEAITVDLAGLKVGDAIHISAVQLPKGVTPVIADRDFTIATIVAPAAGVAEDESEEATEG, from the coding sequence ATGAGCCACGCTTCTTACGAGCTCAAGGCCGTAGCACGCGAACGGGTAGGTAAGGGGTCCTCCCGCGAACTTCGCCGCAACGGTCTCATCCCGGCTGTCATCTATGGTGACAAGCAGGCCCCGATTGCGATCTCGATCAACACGAACGAGGTCACCAAGCGTATCCATGCCGGCGGTTTCATGACCACGGTTGCCACCATCGATCTCGATGGCAAGAAGATCCGCGTTCTGCCCAAGGACTACCAGCTCGACGTCGTTCGTGATTTCACGATGCATATCGACTTCCTGCGCGTCTCGGCAAACAGCCAGGTTTCGGTTCAGGTACCGGTTCACTTCATCAATGATGAGAAGTCGGCCATCAAGACCGGCGCCGTTCTCAACATCGTTCGTCACGAAGTTGAACTGCACTGCCCGGCTTCCGACATCCCGGAAGCAATCACCGTTGACCTCGCCGGCCTCAAGGTCGGTGACGCGATCCACATTTCGGCTGTCCAGCTGCCGAAGGGTGTGACGCCTGTGATCGCCGATCGCGATTTCACGATCGCCACGATCGTCGCGCCGGCTGCCGGTGTTGCCGAAGACGAGAGCGAAGAAGCGACCGAAGGCTGA
- a CDS encoding TetR/AcrR family transcriptional regulator, which translates to MEENRGKLITAARKAFAEKGFADASMDALTAEAGLTRGALYHNFGDKRGLFAAVVNQIDGDMAQRAKRRGAAAGEGWDALLAEGAAYIEMALDPEVQRIVLLDGPAVLGDPSLWPSQNSCLQATRQAVEDLMSQGVLKPVDAEAAARLISGAALNAAMWVAASAEPESVLPKAQEAFQALAEGLLATR; encoded by the coding sequence ATGGAGGAAAATCGCGGCAAGCTGATCACGGCTGCGCGCAAGGCCTTTGCCGAGAAGGGCTTTGCGGATGCCTCCATGGATGCGCTGACGGCCGAGGCGGGGCTGACGCGCGGCGCGCTCTACCACAATTTCGGCGACAAGCGGGGGCTGTTTGCCGCCGTCGTCAACCAGATTGATGGCGATATGGCCCAGCGGGCCAAGCGGCGTGGGGCTGCGGCCGGCGAGGGGTGGGATGCGCTCCTGGCCGAAGGGGCGGCCTATATCGAGATGGCCCTCGATCCCGAGGTGCAGCGCATCGTGTTGCTCGACGGTCCGGCCGTGCTTGGGGATCCCTCGTTGTGGCCGAGCCAGAATTCCTGCCTCCAGGCGACCCGCCAGGCGGTCGAGGACCTGATGTCGCAAGGCGTGCTCAAGCCTGTCGATGCGGAAGCCGCTGCGCGGCTGATCAGCGGGGCGGCGCTGAATGCCGCCATGTGGGTTGCTGCCAGCGCCGAGCCGGAGAGCGTGCTCCCAAAGGCGCAGGAGGCGTTTCAGGCGCTGGCCGAGGGGCTTCTGGCGACACGGTGA
- a CDS encoding helix-turn-helix domain-containing protein, producing the protein MRQEIRHSDLVYSTAQKASAAVTSPVAASWSRCLNLYRLQPEEARKPVQVDDAAFREAHARMERLIGSSADEVDRLYQMIGRSGCCIILADADGIVVDRRGAPGDDVEFRALGLWQQTMWSEPSVGTNGIGTALADERAVVIHRDQHFMSANIGLSCATAPIRDHLGRVAAALDVSTCRNDVSDMTLAVLSQAVRDAAARVEANLFRQAFAGARIVVVPQANSFSALIAVDGDDLILGATKAARVALKLDDVIIAQGLPATDALRETRGERRGEGMSDLEDAERAALRRVLSRTSGNVSQAAQMLGISRATLHRKMKRFQLQ; encoded by the coding sequence ATGCGACAGGAAATCCGCCATTCTGATCTCGTCTATTCGACGGCGCAGAAGGCTTCGGCTGCCGTGACGTCACCCGTTGCTGCATCGTGGAGCCGCTGCCTCAACCTTTACCGCCTGCAGCCCGAAGAGGCGCGCAAGCCGGTGCAGGTTGACGACGCAGCCTTTCGGGAAGCGCATGCGCGCATGGAGCGCCTGATCGGCAGTTCTGCAGACGAGGTCGATCGACTTTACCAGATGATCGGACGATCCGGCTGCTGCATCATTCTCGCCGATGCCGACGGCATTGTCGTCGACCGTCGTGGAGCACCCGGCGATGATGTGGAATTCCGGGCACTCGGGCTCTGGCAACAGACGATGTGGAGCGAACCGAGCGTCGGGACCAATGGTATCGGTACGGCACTCGCCGACGAGCGTGCCGTCGTCATCCATCGCGACCAGCATTTCATGAGCGCCAATATCGGGCTTTCCTGCGCAACGGCGCCAATCCGCGACCATCTCGGTCGGGTGGCGGCCGCACTGGATGTCTCCACTTGCCGCAATGACGTTTCGGACATGACACTCGCCGTATTGTCCCAGGCCGTCCGCGATGCGGCCGCGCGCGTCGAGGCGAACCTCTTCCGTCAGGCCTTTGCCGGCGCGCGGATCGTGGTCGTGCCGCAGGCGAATTCCTTCTCCGCCCTGATTGCCGTCGACGGAGATGATCTCATTCTCGGTGCAACCAAAGCCGCGCGGGTGGCGCTGAAACTCGATGACGTCATCATCGCTCAGGGGCTGCCGGCCACCGACGCGCTGCGCGAAACACGCGGCGAGCGGCGTGGAGAGGGCATGTCCGACCTGGAGGATGCAGAGCGAGCGGCACTTCGGCGCGTGTTGTCGCGCACGAGTGGCAATGTCTCGCAGGCGGCCCAGATGCTCGGCATCAGTCGCGCCACACTTCACCGGAAGATGAAGCGCTTCCAGTTGCAGTAA
- a CDS encoding RidA family protein, with product MTKPEPVFPANRHALYEQHGYSAAIRTGDLLFVSGQVGSRDDGTPEPDFISQVRRAFANLQATLAAAGCTLADLVDVTTFHTDPESQFGAIMQVKAEVFPAPPYPNWTAVGVNWLAGFDFEIKVIARIPQAT from the coding sequence ATGACCAAGCCTGAACCCGTCTTCCCCGCCAACCGGCACGCGCTCTACGAGCAGCACGGCTATTCCGCCGCAATCCGCACCGGGGATCTCCTCTTCGTCTCCGGTCAGGTCGGCAGTCGCGATGACGGCACGCCCGAGCCGGACTTCATCTCCCAGGTGCGCCGTGCCTTCGCCAATCTCCAGGCAACCCTCGCCGCAGCCGGCTGCACCCTGGCCGACCTCGTCGACGTCACCACCTTCCACACCGACCCGGAAAGCCAGTTCGGGGCGATCATGCAGGTGAAGGCGGAAGTCTTCCCCGCCCCGCCCTATCCGAACTGGACGGCTGTTGGCGTCAACTGGCTCGCCGGCTTCGATTTCGAGATCAAGGTGATCGCACGGATACCGCAGGCAACCTAG
- a CDS encoding EAL domain-containing protein, translating into MTRSVESRFLAIVGITIFILVVPLFGLFLSLATERAANEQQQNLDILLAANAQALAKPLWDFDQESVEQITATIVSNGPVTRVNVKDISGGISVSMPALPRWSKNGLESITREIHYRAVEGPKHVGTITIYYSRIDMFSSLRQAEVMLIGIFMLAVIGVVGSAIIGNRLMVMKPLLKLTAAIEATRRLGSRHHVDWQSNDEIGRLARSFNAMQIKLEQEEGELRLAHRRSTDIYNTTPAMLFSLDEEDRITGVSEYWLLATGYQRHQVVGRKFVELVPKDARTAYQERKKTCAIADVLEATTQFVCANGTIMDVLIAEASRKIEGAKEDLSLSVMTDVTALKQSEERNHHQAITDHLTGLRNRQGFETALDNEIAATDEAGEELACIFVDLDRFKWINDNLGHQAGDIVLCRFVESMNLRLPEGAIAARLGGDEFAVLLRGPAIEEVATEISRTLCDIFIEPMTIDGSTVRLSASIGIALYPSHAANAAELLQKSDMAMYSKKRDGKNGAQLYNSDIQDHTRRRAEIEHDIEEGLAEDWFDAYFQPIVEVGSGRTVGYEALMRLVHPERGIIPPAQLIRVAEENGAISRLGGKVLEKALANLAKLSAATGDQDAYLAVNFSPLQFDPSLPVRLAALTTQFEIAPHRIVIEITEATLLHDNPQIRTILDEFNRYGYRLALDDFGTGYSSLSYLNRFPVDIVKIDQSFIRSLTEDEEELRHKSRMLVEGITAISHKMECTVVAEGIETDEQRRILEEFGVDYGQGYHFARPQPLSALIEQATANRARLQKASAG; encoded by the coding sequence ATGACACGATCGGTCGAGAGCAGATTCCTCGCCATCGTCGGCATTACGATCTTCATTTTGGTCGTGCCGCTCTTTGGGCTGTTCCTGTCGCTTGCGACGGAACGGGCCGCAAACGAGCAGCAGCAGAACCTCGACATTCTGCTGGCCGCCAATGCCCAGGCGCTTGCCAAGCCGCTCTGGGACTTCGATCAGGAAAGCGTGGAGCAGATCACCGCCACGATCGTCTCCAACGGACCTGTCACAAGGGTCAACGTCAAGGACATATCGGGCGGCATCTCGGTCTCGATGCCGGCGCTGCCAAGATGGTCGAAGAACGGACTGGAATCGATCACGCGGGAGATCCACTACCGCGCCGTCGAAGGGCCGAAACACGTCGGCACCATCACCATCTACTACAGCCGGATCGACATGTTCTCCTCGCTGCGCCAGGCAGAGGTCATGCTGATCGGCATCTTCATGCTGGCCGTCATCGGCGTCGTGGGCTCCGCCATCATCGGCAACCGCCTGATGGTGATGAAGCCGCTCCTGAAGCTGACGGCCGCAATCGAGGCGACCCGTCGGCTCGGCTCCCGCCACCATGTCGACTGGCAGTCGAATGACGAGATCGGACGCCTGGCCCGCAGCTTCAACGCCATGCAGATCAAACTCGAGCAGGAGGAAGGCGAACTCCGCCTCGCCCACCGCCGTTCGACGGACATCTACAACACGACGCCCGCCATGCTGTTTTCCCTCGACGAGGAAGACCGGATCACCGGCGTCAGCGAATACTGGCTGCTCGCCACCGGCTATCAGCGCCATCAGGTCGTCGGACGAAAATTCGTCGAACTCGTGCCGAAGGACGCCCGGACCGCCTATCAGGAACGCAAGAAGACGTGCGCCATCGCCGATGTCCTGGAAGCCACGACCCAGTTCGTCTGTGCCAATGGCACGATCATGGATGTCCTGATCGCCGAGGCGAGCCGCAAGATCGAAGGCGCGAAGGAAGATCTGTCCCTGAGCGTCATGACGGACGTGACCGCCCTCAAGCAGTCCGAGGAACGCAACCATCATCAGGCGATCACCGACCATCTGACGGGGCTTCGCAACCGCCAGGGCTTCGAGACGGCCCTCGACAATGAGATTGCCGCAACCGACGAGGCCGGCGAGGAGCTCGCCTGCATCTTCGTCGACCTCGACCGCTTCAAGTGGATCAATGACAATCTCGGCCACCAGGCCGGTGACATAGTCCTCTGTCGTTTCGTCGAAAGCATGAACCTGCGTCTTCCCGAAGGCGCGATTGCCGCCCGCCTCGGCGGCGATGAATTTGCCGTGCTGCTGCGCGGCCCGGCGATCGAAGAGGTCGCGACGGAAATCAGCCGGACACTGTGCGATATCTTCATCGAACCGATGACCATCGACGGCTCGACCGTGCGCCTCAGCGCCAGCATCGGCATCGCGCTCTACCCGAGCCATGCCGCCAATGCCGCCGAGCTGCTGCAGAAATCCGACATGGCCATGTATAGCAAGAAGCGCGACGGCAAGAACGGCGCTCAGCTCTACAATTCCGACATTCAGGACCACACCCGCCGCCGGGCCGAGATCGAGCACGACATCGAGGAAGGTCTGGCAGAGGACTGGTTCGACGCCTACTTCCAGCCGATCGTCGAAGTCGGAAGCGGCCGGACCGTCGGCTACGAAGCCCTGATGCGTCTCGTTCACCCCGAGCGTGGCATCATCCCGCCTGCCCAACTCATCCGGGTCGCGGAAGAGAACGGCGCGATCAGCCGTCTCGGCGGCAAGGTCCTGGAAAAGGCGCTGGCAAACCTTGCAAAGCTCAGCGCAGCGACCGGCGATCAGGACGCCTATCTCGCCGTCAATTTCTCGCCGCTGCAGTTCGATCCGTCGCTACCGGTTCGCCTCGCCGCCTTGACCACCCAGTTCGAGATTGCACCGCACCGGATCGTCATCGAGATCACGGAAGCGACGCTCCTGCACGACAATCCGCAGATCCGCACGATCCTCGACGAGTTCAACCGCTACGGCTATCGCCTGGCGCTCGACGATTTCGGTACGGGCTATTCATCGCTCAGCTACCTGAACCGGTTCCCCGTAGACATCGTCAAGATCGACCAGTCCTTCATCCGCTCGCTGACCGAGGACGAGGAAGAACTGCGCCACAAGAGCCGCATGCTCGTCGAAGGCATCACGGCGATCTCCCACAAGATGGAATGCACCGTGGTCGCCGAAGGCATCGAGACCGACGAACAACGGCGCATCCTGGAAGAATTCGGCGTCGATTACGGCCAGGGTTATCATTTCGCCCGTCCGCAGCCGCTATCGGCACTCATCGAACAAGCCACTGCCAATCGGGCACGCCTGCAGAAGGCGTCTGCCGGCTGA
- a CDS encoding putative bifunctional diguanylate cyclase/phosphodiesterase: MLAVLSCIAVDHNPLSLIGAVVVCVLGSFLTMRLFSRMRNTRGAMRASWTALTAIIGGSAIWTTHFVAMMGYDAAVLTGYKPTATLLSLVLAIAVTGAGLSIATATQRSLLIEAGGAIVGAGIASMHYIGMSGYEVQGHLEWDNSYVAASLLAAGLFGAMATSRVARPVTRFCRYGGGLALVLAIASTHFIGMTALTVVPNSAASMPANMLPESVMTVVLMFVTLLILAIGAMTYVIDRQSNKSAVERYRQLSLHDALTGLPNRAAFLERVGHVMETPTARNERIYVFSFDLDRFKEINDVHGHAAGDHVLRVVAERMTRNLRSGEFVARIGGDEFIAVSPRIFTAAEAENFARGIITEINASIEWQGLTLSVGTSIGVTVYPDAAEDVDDLLAQADIAMYRAKATGSNNICFYDKSMDQAARERSALAMDMRTGLQRGEFQLYFQKQNNTKSGEVIGFEVLLRWLHPRRGMVSPVEFIPIAERTGFIMELGDWVLRQACVEAVKWGNPLKIAVNVAPKQLANANFPQRVREILAETGLDPARLELEITESGIIVDQQHALLIIRQLKAIGVKIAMDDYGTGYSSLSTLQLFPFDKIKIDRGFIDNVADNRQSAAIVRSTLILAQSLDIPVLAEGVENAEHLRFLQDEGCEQVQGYFYGRPQPLSEIQDIVNPPPAAAKAGLEASADAGQISEGKPGELAA, encoded by the coding sequence ATGCTCGCAGTACTTTCCTGCATCGCCGTCGATCACAATCCGCTCTCACTCATCGGAGCGGTTGTCGTTTGCGTCCTTGGTTCCTTTTTGACGATGCGGCTGTTCAGCCGCATGCGCAACACAAGGGGCGCCATGCGTGCGAGCTGGACGGCGCTCACCGCGATCATTGGCGGGTCGGCGATCTGGACGACGCATTTCGTGGCCATGATGGGTTATGATGCGGCTGTGCTCACCGGCTACAAGCCGACTGCGACGCTCCTGTCTCTTGTGCTGGCCATCGCGGTGACCGGGGCCGGGCTTTCGATTGCCACTGCCACCCAGCGGAGCCTGCTGATCGAGGCGGGTGGTGCCATCGTCGGTGCGGGCATCGCCTCCATGCATTATATCGGCATGTCCGGCTATGAGGTGCAGGGGCATCTGGAGTGGGACAATAGCTATGTTGCGGCGTCTCTGCTGGCTGCTGGCCTGTTCGGCGCGATGGCGACGAGTCGTGTTGCGCGTCCCGTGACCCGCTTTTGCCGCTACGGCGGCGGCCTGGCACTCGTCCTCGCCATTGCGTCGACCCATTTCATCGGCATGACAGCGTTGACCGTCGTGCCGAATTCCGCCGCCTCGATGCCCGCGAACATGCTGCCCGAGAGTGTGATGACGGTCGTCCTCATGTTCGTCACGCTGCTGATTCTGGCGATCGGAGCGATGACCTATGTGATCGATCGCCAGTCGAACAAGTCGGCCGTCGAACGTTACCGCCAGCTCTCGCTGCATGACGCACTGACCGGCCTGCCGAATCGGGCCGCTTTTCTCGAGCGGGTCGGGCATGTCATGGAAACGCCGACGGCGCGGAATGAACGCATCTATGTCTTCTCCTTCGACCTGGACCGGTTCAAGGAGATCAATGATGTGCATGGACATGCGGCGGGTGATCACGTTCTGCGGGTCGTCGCCGAGCGCATGACCCGGAATCTGCGGTCGGGTGAGTTCGTCGCGCGTATCGGCGGAGATGAATTCATCGCCGTCAGCCCTCGCATCTTCACGGCGGCCGAGGCCGAGAACTTCGCTCGCGGGATCATTACCGAGATCAATGCCTCGATCGAATGGCAGGGGCTGACGCTCTCGGTCGGCACCAGCATCGGCGTCACCGTCTATCCCGATGCCGCAGAAGATGTCGACGACCTGCTGGCTCAGGCCGATATCGCCATGTATCGGGCGAAGGCCACGGGATCCAACAATATCTGTTTCTACGACAAGTCGATGGACCAGGCCGCACGCGAGCGCAGCGCGCTCGCCATGGATATGCGCACAGGTCTGCAGCGCGGCGAGTTCCAGCTCTATTTCCAGAAGCAGAACAATACCAAGTCCGGCGAGGTGATCGGGTTCGAGGTTCTCCTGCGCTGGCTCCATCCTCGTCGCGGCATGGTCTCGCCGGTCGAGTTCATCCCGATTGCGGAGCGCACGGGCTTCATCATGGAGTTGGGGGACTGGGTGCTGCGGCAAGCCTGTGTAGAGGCGGTCAAATGGGGCAATCCGCTCAAGATTGCTGTCAATGTCGCGCCGAAACAGCTCGCCAATGCCAATTTTCCGCAGCGGGTCCGCGAAATTCTTGCCGAAACCGGTCTTGATCCGGCACGGCTCGAACTCGAGATCACCGAGTCCGGCATCATCGTCGACCAGCAGCATGCCCTTTTGATCATCCGGCAGCTCAAGGCGATCGGTGTGAAGATTGCCATGGACGATTATGGCACCGGCTATTCCTCGCTCTCCACGCTGCAGCTTTTCCCCTTCGACAAGATCAAGATCGACCGCGGCTTCATCGACAATGTCGCCGACAACCGGCAGTCGGCCGCGATCGTGCGCTCGACGCTCATTCTCGCGCAGAGCCTCGATATTCCGGTGCTCGCGGAAGGCGTGGAGAATGCCGAGCATCTGCGCTTCCTTCAGGACGAGGGCTGCGAGCAGGTGCAGGGCTATTTCTATGGCAGACCCCAGCCCTTGTCGGAGATTCAGGATATCGTCAATCCGCCTCCAGCGGCCGCCAAGGCCGGGCTCGAAGCCAGCGCGGATGCCGGGCAGATTTCCGAAGGCAAGCCGGGCGAACTCGCCGCATGA
- the clpS gene encoding ATP-dependent Clp protease adapter ClpS, with product MAKDTVLTPKTVTKPKVEKPRLYKVLLHNDDYTPRDFVTIVLKVVFRMSEETGYRMMMTAHKFGSAVVVVCTREIAETKVTEAMDLAKEAGMPLLFTAEPEE from the coding sequence ATGGCGAAGGATACAGTGCTGACGCCGAAGACGGTGACCAAGCCGAAGGTCGAGAAGCCGAGGCTCTACAAAGTGCTTCTGCACAATGACGACTATACGCCGCGTGACTTCGTCACGATCGTGCTCAAGGTCGTCTTCCGGATGAGTGAGGAAACGGGCTACCGGATGATGATGACGGCGCACAAGTTCGGGTCGGCCGTGGTTGTCGTCTGCACGCGCGAGATTGCGGAGACGAAGGTGACGGAGGCGATGGATCTCGCCAAGGAGGCGGGCATGCCGCTGTTGTTCACGGCGGAACCGGAGGAGTGA
- the pth gene encoding aminoacyl-tRNA hydrolase, which translates to MIILAGLGNPGAQYQKNRHNIGFMAVDAIQRRHGFSPWAKKFKAEIAEGTLAGEKVMLIKPQTFMNLSGESVGEAMRFYKLSPADLIAIYDELDLLPGKARIKTGGGHGGHNGIKSLDAHCGLNYRRLRLGIGHPGDKSKVHNHVLGDFAKVDAEWLDPLLETLADNAEMLVRGEDSQLMNKLALATGAKAEDEKPAKAPKGPKPAQSHIHQARNFNQPKKLPEKGPMAEMLKKMFGPKSD; encoded by the coding sequence ATGATCATCCTGGCCGGCCTCGGCAATCCCGGTGCGCAATATCAGAAGAACCGGCACAATATCGGCTTCATGGCTGTCGACGCGATCCAGCGCCGCCACGGCTTCTCGCCATGGGCAAAGAAGTTCAAGGCCGAAATCGCGGAAGGCACGCTCGCCGGCGAGAAGGTCATGCTGATCAAGCCGCAGACCTTCATGAACCTGTCGGGCGAAAGCGTCGGCGAGGCCATGCGCTTCTACAAGCTTTCACCCGCAGACCTCATCGCCATCTACGATGAACTCGACCTCCTGCCCGGCAAGGCCCGCATCAAGACTGGCGGCGGCCATGGCGGACACAACGGCATCAAGTCGCTCGACGCCCATTGCGGCCTGAACTACCGGCGCCTGCGCCTCGGCATCGGCCATCCCGGCGACAAGTCCAAGGTCCACAACCACGTGCTCGGGGACTTTGCCAAGGTGGATGCCGAATGGCTGGATCCGCTGCTCGAAACGCTCGCCGACAATGCCGAGATGCTCGTGCGCGGTGAAGACTCGCAGCTGATGAACAAACTGGCGCTGGCGACCGGCGCCAAGGCCGAGGACGAAAAGCCCGCAAAGGCGCCCAAAGGCCCGAAGCCTGCCCAGTCCCATATCCATCAGGCCCGCAATTTCAATCAGCCGAAGAAGCTCCCCGAGAAGGGGCCCATGGCCGAGATGCTGAAAAAGATGTTCGGCCCCAAGAGCGACTGA